A window of Pseudomonas alcaliphila JAB1 genomic DNA:
ACGCGCACGTATGGCGCCAGCTCGAACGCCAGTTCACGCACCAGGCCCACGATGGCGTGCTTGGCTGCGGTGTAAAGAGGGCCGCCGCCATTGGGATAGAAGCCCGCATTGGAGATCGTGAAGATCACGTTGCCACGGCTGGCGACCAGGGCCGGCAGGCAGGCCTTCACTGCATGGATATAACCCTTGACATTGATGTGAAAGACCTCATCGAACGCGGCATCGAGGCTCTCTTCGGGCAGGTCGACCAAGGCCGTCGAGTAATCCCAGATGCCTGCATTGGGAATCAAGGTGTCGATTTTCCCGAACCTGGCCACGCAGCGGCTGGCAGCCTGTTTCTGGTCTTCCAGTGAACGCACATCGCCGACGATGCCGAGCACGTTGTCGCCATGATCGGTTTCCAGCTCTGCAAGGCGCTCTGCCGACTTGTCGAGCACCGCCACTTTGGCGCCTTCGGCCACGAATCGGTCCACGAGCGCGCGCCCTAATCCGGAGGCGCCCCCCGTGATCAGTACCGCTTCACCTTTCAGTTTCATTTTTCCAATCCCCTTTATTGTTAAAGCGATTCGCCGGTCATGCGCATCAATTCGGTTTGGCTTTGAGTAAATCCCGCAGGTTCGAGCCGACGTCCTGCAGTTGCTCGGCGGAAACAGAAACCCGGGTGCCGACCAGTCGGGTCGCCACAGAAAATTCCCTGGTGGCATTGATCGCCGTCGCGGCCTCGACGCAGCCATCAAGCAGCCTGAGCAACACGATTGGCTGGCCGCTCTGGGCGTCGCCGCGTACGACGATCTCGCCGGGCCCTTCGGCATCGCCAATCATCTGGATGCGGTGGCCTGCAATCTCCGTCCACGAGGTCGGCACCTGGGGCGCCGGCACGGGCTGACTCAACATGGCGCTGGCCGCGATTTCGGCCTCCATCTGGCTGTTCAGGTAGGTCTCCAGCGAGCGCTGGCCCCCTTGACGCAGCGGCCAGGCGGCGACGTCACCGGCGGCGAACACCTCTGGACACGAGGTGGCGCCGGTGGCGTCGACCAGCACGCCGCGCGCGCAGGCGATGCCAGCGGCACGGGCCAGCTCGTCCGCCGGCTCGGCGCCAATGCTGACCAAGACCACATCGGCGGGCACCCGGCGCCCGTCGGCGCAGATCACGGCGCGCACCTGCCCCTGGCCTTCGAAGCGCGCGGCCTGTGCATTGCGCTCCACGCGGACACCCATGCGTTCCAGTTCGGCCCGACACCATGCCCCGGTCCGGTGACCCAGCACGCGCACCAGCAACTCGTCGCCGGCTTCCAGAATCGTGACATGGACACTCAGCTTGCGGGCGGTGGTCGCCACCTCGCAACCGATCAGGCCTCCGCCGACGATGACCAGCGACTGGCCCGGTTGCAGCGCCTGCCGCAGCGCCTGGCTGTCGGCGAGGTCTCGCAAGGTATGGATGCCTGCCAGGTCGCCACCCCGAATCGCCATGCGCCGGGCGCGCGCGCCGGTGGCCAGCAGCAGCCGGTCGTAGGCCAGCGGGGCGCCCGATTCAAACTGAATCTGGCGGTTGGCCAGATCCAGGCAACTCACCCGTCGCCCGAGCTGGACATCCACATGGGCCGATGCGTACCAGGCGCTGTCCAGGATTGCAGGCGGCTCGGGCTGCTCGCCCGCCAGCACCGTCTTGGACAGCGTGGTCCGGTCATAGGCCTGATGCGACTCATCCCCGAGCAGGTGGATGCGCCCCTCGTATCCCTGGGCGCGCAGTGCGCGCGCAGCCGTCGAACCGGCCAGGCCGGCGCCGATGATGGCGATGGTGTCGATCATGGCGCCAGATACCCGGCTTCGAAGTCGACCAGCACGTCATTGTCTTCGATGCGGATCGGAAATATCTTCAGTGCCTCACAGGGCGGCGGTGATTTGACCTTGCCCGTGCGAACGCAAAACTTCCCCATGTGCAGTGAGCATTCCACCACGTCACCTTCAAGATAGCCGCCATCGGACAGGGACCAGTCGCCGTGGGTGCAGCGGTCCTGTGTTGCGAACAGCTCGCCATCCACATTGAAAATCGCGACGGAGGTGCCTCCACTTTCGACCTTCAGGGCTTCGCCTTCGGGCACATCTCTTCGATCACAAACTCTGGTAAATTTCATAACGCTTCTTGTAATTAGTTAAAAGGGTTAAATCGCCTGGGGCGAACAGTCACTGTTGGTGGCTGAAGAGTAATTCAAAGTGTCCTCAGCGATTTCGACGCCAGGGCACGCCAGGCATGCAGGCCCCAGCCAATCCACAGCACATGGATCACCAGCGTGACAAGCCCGAACCACAAGGCTTCGTGGCTCCACACGATGCTGTAAAAATCCCAGAGACCATCGACCACTTCCGTTGCGATGACCACTGGAATAACGGCCCGATAACGGCCCGGATCGCGGGCGCCCCACAAAGCGACGGCCCCGATGGCGCCCAACTGGAGACCGACCACCGCCCAGGCATCCTGCAGCAGGGTGAAAATCGGCGCACCCACGTGCAGTTCTACGCCTGGATACATCCTGCCAAACAAGCCCAACGTGCTGAAGGGAAGCGTGCCAATGAGGTTGATGATGTAGAAGACGCCGATGGCGATCAAAAACAGTCTTGCATTTTTCATGGCAGCATCCTCATTGAGGCCGGTTCAGCGTGCTGGGCTAGAAGAACATGCTCAGGTTGTTCGACAGCAAGGTACTGGCGTCGAGCAGGATGGTGCGCTTGGCGATGCTGAAACCAAGGTTGTTGTCGGCGCGGCGCAGCACGTCCCGGCGTTCGCCCGCGAAGATGTCGACCTGGCGCTCAAGCCGATTGCGGTACAGGATGAATGCGGAATTGACCTCGAAGGTATCCGGCGTGGCCGTCTCCTTGACGATGACGTTGGAGACCAGGTGGCGCGTGCGGGAAGGCGGGTTCTCCGCCCAGCCCACGTCCGAGGTCACCTTGCGGATGCGCCCGTACATGGTTTCATGGGTTTCATCGAAATGGGCAACATCCTGGTCGCCGGAATATTCCAGCTCGCCCTCCCGGATCATGCGATTGGTGCGCAGCGGCATGAAGTAGTGGATATCTTTGTCCAGCAGGGCAAACCAGGCCTCGTAGGCCCGGTGGTCAAGCAACTGCGCTTCGCGGTAGTAGAACTGCTCGATCTCGTTCTGCAACTCAAGGCCAGCCGCCTTGCTTGGCCATTCAAATGTTTTGAAAAAATGCGGGGATGGATTTGTCATAACAGTTATCTCCAAGTAAATATCAGGGGACGGAACCTCGGCGCGCCGTCTGCACATGCACGTCCAGCCCACCATGTTGAATTCTTCCGGTTGACAGATCTAACGATTGCGTCTTGATCAGGGCTTGAGCGTGGCCCAGCTGGGCTCGGACATCATGCGCATCCAGTGGTGATACATACCCCGCGCCGCTTCTTCGGCGTAGACGTAGCCGACGTTGCCAGGAAAATCAGGGTGACCGGTCTGCGACCGACCCAGGCCCATCTGGGCATTGAGCGGCTGGCTCTTGGCCTTGTACCCACGTAGCCCCTTCTGGATCTCCACCCAGTTCTCGCCATCGTCCTGCTCAAACACGCCGCCTGCGGAGAAGGTGCGGATGTTGTGCCGGCGATATTCTTCCTTGATCTCGGCCGGGGCATCGGCATCGACCAAGGTGAAGGCCCACACTTCGATTTCGTTGGGGCCGCGCGGGTGCCAGGTCCGGATGGTGTTGATGGCCGGGAGGAACGAGCAGGTCGGGAAGACGCTCATGTGCTGGCCGAACATGCGTCGAACCGGCATGGTGTGGCCCAGTCGCTGTTCTGCCAGGTCGGCAGCCGGACCTTCGGTCCAGTACTGGGTGACCTTGGGCCCCATCACCGCCATGAGCATGCCCGGCTCGTCGACGAACCAGCCCGAGCCGTGCCCGCCCCAGCCGGCCCGGAACTGGTTGCCCTTGGTGGGCACCTGTGCATGCGACAGGTCCATTTCCGGCGGCATGCCCGCCAGGATGCCGGACAGGTGCGACATGGTGCCGGCGTGGTACATGTCACTGCAGAACTGCTCGGCGGCAAACTTCCAGTTGCACGGAATCACCCACTTCTGCATGCCGCCGATGGCCACAGTCCCGGCCGGCGTGCGATCCAGCATGACGTCCATATAGGGGCGGGCGTCACCGAGGTAGGTCTCCAGGTCTGGCGCCTGCACATCCCAGTTGGCAAAGACCAGGCCCTTGTAGGTTGCCACGCGTGCCTGGAGCGGGCCCCATTCGGCCTTGTCAAAGCCGCAGTCGCCTTCTTTCTTGTCGCAAAAGGCTTCCTTCTCGAACGGCACGTTCACCAGCTTGCCGGCGATGTCGTAGGCCCAGCCGTGATAGCTGCAGGTGAAAGCCTTGGCGTTGCCGGCGTCCGAGCGGCAGATACGCATGCCGCGGTGCCGGCACTGGTTCAGGAACACCTTGATGCTCTTGTCTTTCTGTCGCACCATAACCACCGGATCTTCGCCCATGTAAGTGGCCAGGAAGTCCCCGGTTTCAGGCACATGACTCTCGTGCCCAAGTAACAGCCAAGAGCGACCAAAAACCCGCTCAAGCTCCAGCTCATAAAGACTCTGATCGGCGTAGATGCGTGGATCAAGCAGCCCTTTTTCCTGATCGACCAACCCCCGGATCGCCTCCGGCGTCCAATTGGTAACCCACTTCACAGGGGCTCCCTGCACTTCTTTGATTGATGAGCTCATGATTCAACGTCTCCTTTGAAATGCCCTTAGTAGGGCGAAAAAATGCCGACCGCATCCATCACGACGAAAACAAACACGTGGGATGTTGGCGTCACCTCAACAAACCGAATTCCCGAACCACCGAAATTGATGATTCGATGTGCTCCGCCATCAACGCAGCACAGCGCTCGGCATCTCGCGCGAGCGCGCTGTCGCGAAGTGCTAGATGCTCCTCATGTACGTTTCTGGTAGGCGGGTTGTGCATAGCAGTCAATCGGCGGTAGCGCTCCATATGCACATACAGGATGGACAGGAACCGCCGGATCCAGACGGACGAACAGGCAGAGATAAGAGCTTCGTGAAAACCGCGGTTGACTGGCTCCCACTCATTAAACCAGCGAGCCGGATCCCGCATCGTGGGCTCTTCAATCAATGACAGTCGGTGAAACGAACTGACGATCCGCGCCTCCCATTCAGCGTCACCATTCAGCACGCTTTGGCGTAACGCTTCGCTCTCGAGCGCGATCCGCGTGGCGGCCAAATCACGCATGTCACCCAGGGACATTGGGGTCACATGGAACCCACGCTGGGCCTGTGTCTGCACCAGGTTTTCGGCTACTAGCAGAGAAAGCGCCTCCCGCATGGTTCCGCCGCTGACCTCATAGCGCGACTTGAGATCTTCAACGCCGAGTCTGGAGCCCGCAGCGAGTCGCCCCTCCACGATGTCTGCTCGCAAACGCTGAAACGTCACCTCAATCAGGCTGCGCATCTTCGCGCGAGGCACCGTCGATGCATCCGAAAATGACTTTTCGCCTGCCATCGCAACGCCGCTTGGAGTTCTCGTATTCATTGCATTTCACACATGCTCGTTAAAGAAAAATTTCAGCACTTTCGGAATCAGGATCCGGGAGAAAGCGGCTTCAAAAATGTCGATAATCGATATTTATATTTATCGGGTTAACTTAGATGAGCTTGACGTCGCCTGTCAATCACTTCACGCGAAAGCGGGCAGACCTCCTCATGGTGGTCCGTGCAGGATCCGTGCGCCTGTAATATAAATGGCTGACGCGAGGTGCTCGCGTTGGCTAAAAGCGCAGGGAAGAGCAAGGTGATCAGATCGTTTTTGATCGATTTACCGCTTTCAAAATCGGCAGGGGCTGAGGTCGGACCGGAAATACAGGGCTATCCAGACCATCCCTTACCGGCCCGTTGTTTGACTACACGACCCCGACCCGCAGCGGGGTCCATTCGCTTTCCTTCACCGCTGTGCTCACGGCCATGACGAGCTTGTCGAGATTGCTGGCAGTCACGCCCTCCAGTGCCGAGCGCCCCCGCAGCATCGAGCGCGGCTGCAGCAGTGCATGGTAGATCTGCCAAGGGTCCGCACCCCTGGTCAGCTTCAGGACAGACTGGATCATCTCGTGCTTGAGTGGGTCGAGGTGCCAGTCCGGCACGCGCTGGCCGCGGTTGCCCACGTTCAACGCCAGCAAGTTGCCCGCCTGGATCTCGTAGCTGATCCACCTGCGGGATTTGCCCGCCATCTTGGCAAACGCAGCGACGGGAAGGTTGTGCGGCGCTTCGAAGACATCGAACAAATCCATTCTCTCGCGCTGAATGTCCGAAGGCACCAGCGGTGCGGCCGATCGCTGGGGCGGCATTGCCGGCAGCCGATGTGCGGCGGCAGAAACCAACGGCATGGCGTCACCCGGCTTCGTCACGAGCAGGCTTGGCGAAGCGGCAACCGGCGTAGAGGGCGCGCTTGCGGTTTGCTCAGTGGGGAATGCGGGCACGCCTTCCAGATGCACGGTGAGCGGCATGCTGGCCGCCTCGACCTGGTTCTGCTCGAAGAGGTCGAGGCGATCGGCCCAGTCCTGCATCATGCGTCGACGCTGCTCCACGTACTCGGCATGGTTGTAGGTGGCGCTGACCTTGTTGGGATCGACATGCGAGAGCTGTGCATCCACCCAGACCTTCGGGTAGCCGATCTCGTTGAGCGCAGTGGACATCGTGCCACGGATACCGTGTCCGGTCAGGCGTTCCTGATAGCCCATGCGTTTGAGCGCACCATTGAGCGTGTTCTCGCTGATGCGCTTCTTCAGGTCGCTGTCGTGCCGGAACAGGTAGCGCTGGGCCGGCTTGAACTCATCGAGCAGGTGCCCGACGATCTCCATGGCCTGAATCGACAGCGGCACGATGTAGGGCGGGATGTCCTTCGGCTGCTGCCGCTTCTTGCGCATATCCAGCTGGAGTTGCTTCACGACGTCGGGCGGGATGATCCACAGCCCTCGGTCCAGATCGAATTGATCCGGCATCGCCTGCCGCAGCTCGCCGGTTCGCACGCCGGTCAGCAGCAATAGCCGCAGCCCGAGCTGGGTCTGCCGCCTGCCGCGATAGCTGCGCAGCCGCTGCAACAGCCTTGGCAGCTCGGCCATGCGCAGGAACGGGTTGTGGTTGACGGGTGGCAGCGGCAGCGCCACCACATCGAGATCGAAGGCGGGGTTCTGCTCTAGGCCCGGCACGATCACCAGCGCGTAGCGGAACAGTTGGTTGAACCACGTCCTGACTTTCTCGGCGACGGAGAGCGCCCTGCGCTTCTCGATCCTGGCGATCACCTCCAGGAGGTCGGGCCGCTTGATCTCATAGATCGACTGCTTGCCCAAGGTCGGCAGCACATCCTTGTCGAAGATGCGCGGAAGGATCGAGAGAGTCGTCTGCCGGCCTTCCTTGAGGCTGAGCCCGCGATGCTTGAGCCACTTGCGATACACCGCCTCGAAGGTGTTTTCGTCGGCGAGCCGGACAGCGGTGCGCTTCTGCTTGCGGTGATCGCGAGGATTGGTGCCTTTGGCCAGCAGGGCGCGCGCTTCATCGCGCAGGCTGCGGGCCTCGCGAAGCGTCACCTCCGGGTAGGTGCCGAGCGACATCCGCTTCTGCTTGCCCGCCCAGTAGTAGCGGAAGTGCCAAGTCCTGCCACCGGCAGCGGTGACGGCCAGGGAGAGGCCATCCAGGTCAGGGAGGGTGTATGCCTTGCCAGTCGCCTTGGCCTGTCGAACGGCCAGGTCTGAGAGTGCCATGCTCTTGCTCCGAACATGAGTCAGGAACCAGATGCTGGTCACGTCGACCTCGCCTCTCCATCAACAATCCGGAATCAGCCGCGCCCGCAAAAATGGACTTGTTTGTGGACTTAAAAGTCCCGGCTGTAGGCGGATCGCAGTGGACCACAGCAGAACGTCAAAGAGAGAAAAAGCCTTTGTGTGGCAACGACTTGCAGACTCTCTTGGACTTCTGCGGAAGTCCGCAGAATGATGCAGTGGAGCGGGCGATGGGAATCGAACCCACGGCTCTAGCTTGGGAAGCTAGGGTATTACCATTATACGACACCCGCAGCGGGTGCCTTTATACCGGAATATGACCCAGAAATGAAGCGCGGAGCGTTCGGGCACCTCTAGAAACTACCTGCGTTGTCATCGCTGCGTTAAAAGCAGGCTAAAAATGCTCATTTACAGCTCGTAAACTGCGCTTTTTCGTCTGCTTTTGCCTTGCGCTGACTGCCTCGCCTACGTTTCTAGAGGCGTCCGAATAGACGCATCCGCTCCGCGCTTGGGGCCCGTCATACCGCCATCGCCTGGAGGTCGCGCAGGTCGCCTTTGGCTGGCAGTTGCAGGCGTTTGCTGGAGGCGTTGAAGAAGTCCAGCAGCACGCGTTGGGTCTGCAGCCAGGCGGCCTTGTGTTCCATGTCGAGGAAGTGGCCGGCGTCGTTGATCTCGGCGAACTGGGCGTGGTCGATGTGCTGGGCGAACAGGCAGGCGTCTTCCACCGAGGTGTATTCGTCGCGGTCGCCGTTGACGAATATCAGCGGAATGTCGATGGCTTGCAGGCATTCCTTGCCGCAGTGCGCTTCCATGTTCAGCACCTGCTTGATGTGGGCGTACATCTGCCGGTACTCATGTTCGTCGAGGGTGCTGACGTGCTTGTGGTTGAAGCGCTTGAACAGCGACGGCAGGTGCTTGCCGATGGTGCTGTTGACCAGCAGGGCGACGTTGTCGCGGTCTACCGAGCCGAGGAAGCGCAGGCCCTTGTGCAGGTAGTCGAGCATCGGCACGTTGAGGATCGGCGAGAAGGAGCAGATGGCGGCTTTCTCCAGTGTCACCGGGCGTTGGGCCAGGGCGAGCAGGGAGGCGACACCACCCCAGGAGAAGGACATCAGGTAGTTGGCGCTGTAGTGGTCGATCAAGTGCAGCAGGATCGCCGCCTCGTCTTCCTTGGTAATGGGCGTGAAGTCGCTGTTGTGCGGTTTCGACTGGCCGGCGTAGGGCAGGTCGAAGGCCACCACGTTGAACTGTGGCTGCAGGTACTTGACCGATTGTGTGAACGAGGCGGTGGTCGCCAGAGAGCCATTGACCAGGATGATGGTCTTGCTTGCTGCCGGGTTGCCGTAGAACTCCGTGTAAACCTTGTGCTTCCTGTTGATCTCGACGACTGCGGTTTCTGGCCTCATGTCGTTTTCTCCTGGCGCGAGTGTGTCAAGGCGAGCGGGCGGCCGTTCGCATTTGATTGAGCAGTCAGAAAAGCGCCTGAGCGTGACAGCTTGATGTCAGGCTGGAGATTTTTATAAGTATAGGAATTTCAAGCAGTTAGGATCGAAACAGGCGAGCGCTCCAGACCTTTTTCAAGGCCGTGGAGAGGGCGGTGTTACCAGGCAGGAATCCAGTCGGCGCAGAGCGCCAGCAACTGAAAGAACGTATAGCTGTCTCGTAGTGACCGGTTGGTCATCTCAAGACTTACGGTTCGATTCAAGCAGTTACCTTGCAGCGATGCAAGGGTGAGTCACATCTTTGTAGCCGATTGGCGCTGCCGTTGGTCGGGTAGTCAGATTCCGGCGCAGGATGACAATCAAACGCTGGCGATTTCTGCATCCGTCAGCGCGCGGTATTGGCCTGGGGCGAGCTGTGGGTCGAGGATGATTTCGCCCATGCTTTCGCGGTGCAGAGCGACGACGCGATTGCGGAAGTGGCCGAACATGCGCTTGACCTGATGGTAGCGACCTTCGAACAGGGTCAGCCGGGCTTGGTGGCTGCTCAGTACCTCAAGCTGGGCGGGTAGGGTGGTGAGGTCTTCGAAGGCGAAGTACAGGCCTTGGGCGAAGACCTCGGCGTATTCGGCGGTGATCGGCTGTTCGGTGTCGACGAGGTAGACCTTGGGCTTGCGCTGCTGCGGCTGGGTGATGCGCCGCGACCAGCGCCCGTCGTTGGTGATCAGCAGCAGGCCGCTGGTGTTCAGGTCGAGGCGCCCGGCCAGGTGCAGGTCGTGCTTGTCCGGCTCGTCGAGCAGATCGAGGACGGTGTGGTGTTCGTTGTGCGCGGTGGCACTGACCACGCCGACCGGTTTGTGCAGCATCCAGTAGCGCGCGCTGCGTCCGGCTTGCAGCAGCTCGTCGTCCAGCTCCACGCGTTGGAAGTCGCGCACCTCATGGCGCGGGTCGTGAACCACCATGCCGTCTACACGCAGGCGGCCGGCGCTGATCAGCAGGCGACTGTCCTGGCGACTGAAACGGGGGAAGTTGCTGAGGAAGCGATCCAGGCGCATGGCTCAATCGCGCTCGCGGGGCTCAGTGGCTTTCAGCGCACCCGCGCAGGCTGGGCACAGGCAGGCCTGGTTGCGTTGCTCGGGCGTCAGGCGTTGCAGCGCGGCCGGGTCGATTTGCGCGTCGAAGCACCAGCAGGGCTCGTCACGCCCGGCGGCGACGCTGCACTGGTTGCTCTTGCCGCATAGCGGGCAGTGTTGCGTGTCCATCAGCTGTCGACGCAAACGCGGTCGCGCCCGGCCTGCTTGGCGCGGTACAGCGCGCGGTCGGTGCGGCCGAGCAGGGTATGCAGGCTCTCGCCGGTATGCCACTGGCTGAGGCCAAGGCTGACGGTGACCTGCAGGCTCTGGCCTTCGACTGCATAGCGCTGTTCGGCGCAGTGCTGGCGCAGTTTCTCGGCCAGGTCATGGGCGGCCTGGCGGTCGGTGTTCTTCAGCAGCAGGATGAATTCCTCGCCGCCCCAGCGGCAGAGAATGTCGGACTGGCGCAGCGTGCCACGCAGTTGCTGGGCGAAGTCGTGCAGCACCTGGTCGCCGGCCAGATGACCGTGCTGGTCGTTGATCAGCTTGAAGTTGTCCAGATCCAGCAGCACGGCGCACAGCGGGCTGCTGTCGCGCTGCGCTTCCTGCAGCGCCTGTTCGGCGAGGATGTCGAAGCCGCGGCGGTTGGGCAGGTCGGTGAGGCTGTCGGTGGTGGCCAGGGCGGCGATGCGCTGCTGATAGCGTCGAATCGCCAGGCTCACCAGGGTCAGCACGATGGCGGTGACCAGCAGGCAAAGCAGCAGGTTGATGTAGAGCCCCTGGCGGATGCCGGCCAGGGCCTTATCCTGCTTGTCGACGAACAGGTACCACTCCAGCTCGGGGATGTAGCGCACGTTGAGGAAGTGCTCGCGGCCCTGCTCCTGGTATTCGAACTGGCCGCTTTGCGGCGTGGGCAGTTTTTCCATCAGGCCGTCGAGGCCGGGCACGTCGGCCAGTGAATCGCCGACTTGGGCGCCCATCGGTCCGCCTTGGGCGCCGGTGAGGGTGATGCGCCCGGTGGTGTCGACGAAGTAGACGCTGCGCTCGTAGCGCGCCTGGTACTCGTCGATCAGCTTGACCACGGCATCGACCGCCAGGCCGACGCCGGTGGCGCCAATGAAGCTGCCGTCGTAGTCGAGCACCTTGTAGTTGATGAAGATGGTCAGACGGTCGGCGTTGGCCATGTCGACGTCGACGTTGATCTCGTAGGGCTCCTTGAGGCCGCGTACGCGGTAGTACCAGACGTCGCGCGGCTCTTCCGGCTTGACCTGCTTGAGCGCGCCCCTGGCCTGGTAGTAGGTGCTGGTCTTGTCGGAGACGAAGAAGCTGGTGAAGGCGCCGTAGTGCTCCTGCACTTCACGCAGGTAGCGGGTCATCTGCCCGGTGTCCTGTTCGCCGGCCAGCACCCAGTCACGCAGGAAGGTGTCACGGGCCATCATCGAGGAGATGAGGATGGGGCGCACCAGGTCCTTCTGGATTTCCGAATAGACGGTGTCGGAGGTCAGAGGTAGCTCGGTGTTGATGATGCTGTCGCGGATCGAGTCGCGCGAGGCGTAGTAGCTCAGCAGCGAGGTGGTGAGAAAGCCGCTACCGAGCAGGAACAGGAGCAGTAACACCAACGAGGTTTGCGTGTGCCGTTTGGGGCGCAGGGACATGGGTGAATCCGGGAGCGGGCTAATGGCGTGATGCTAGCTTGCCGGAAGGGGATAGCGCCAGTTGTGATCACGATCGGCGCTGTATATGGGGCGGATGAAAGTTGGGGGTATGCCAATCCGGCAAGGCGAGCAAAGCAGCCTTGCGTAGGAGCCCCGCCCCGGGGCGAAGCTTTGCGAGGCGTCGTTAGCCAGGTTCGCGGCGGGGCGCCGCTCCTACAGGTTGGGTGTATCGACATTTGACCGGGTGGCTAGTTTTCCCGGATTGCATCCGGGCTACGGGACTGTAGGAGCGGATTTATCCGCGATTGGGGTTGCCGGTATTGCGGTGGGGCGTGAAGCGGTCGCGGCTGAAGCCCCTCCCACAGGGAATCGGTGGATTTGGGGAGTGTTGTGAAAATGCGGCTAACGCTTCTCCTGCAGGGAATCGGCGTTTGTGTGGATCGCGGCTGAAGCCGCTCCTACGCGGTCGTGGCTGGGACGCCTCCTACAAGGGCTGGTAAGGCCCTGTGGGAGGCGCTTCAGCGGCGAGCGTTTCAGGCTTCTTCCAGCACCACCACGCGCTGCCCGGCGCGCACCGGCGAGCCGGGTTGCACACGTACCTCGCGCACGGTGCCGGCCACCGGTGCGGTGAGCGGGATTTCCATCTTCATCGATTCGAGAATCACCAGCACGTCACCAGCCTGCACCTGCGCGCCGGCTTCCACCTGCACCTGCCAGAGGTTGCCGGCGATATGGCTTTCGATGCCATGCTGACCGGCGCCCAGCGGGGCGTCATCGCCAAGCTCGGTGGCCACTTCTTCGACCTCGAAATGCGCCTGACCCGATTCGATCCAGCGCTGGCGCTCGGCGTCGAAGGCCGTGCGCTGTTGCTGGCGGAAGGCGGCGATGCCGTCGGCTTCTTCATCGAGAAACTGCTGGTAGTCGGCCAGGGCCAGTTCGCTCTGTTCGATGCGCAGCGGGTAGCGGCCGAGCGGGAAGTCGCGGCGGATGCGCAGCAGTTCGTCAGCCGATACCGGGTAGAAGCGAATCTGGTCGAAAAAGCGCAGCAGCCAGGGCTTGCCGTCGAAGGCCTCGACCGCGCGGTAGCGGTTCCACATCTGCAGAGTGCGGCCGACGAACTGGTAGCCACCCGGGCCTTCCATGCCGTACACGCACATATAGGCGCCGCCGATGCCCACCGAGTTCTCCGCCGTCCAGGTGCGCGCCGGGTTGTACTTGGTGGTGACCAGGCGATGGCGCGGGTCGAGCGGCGTGGCCACCGGTGCGCCGAGGTAGACGTCGCCCAGGCCCATGACCAGGTAGCTGGCGTCGAACACCGTGCGGTACACCTCGTCCAGATTCGGCAGGTCGTTGATGCGGCGGATAAATTCCAGGTTGCTCGGGCACCAGGGGGCGTCCTTGCGCACGGTGGTCATGTACTTGTCGATGGCCAGCTGGCAGGCCGGGTCGTCCCAGGACAGCGGCAGGTGGACGATACGCGACGGCACCTTGAGGTCGCGGGCGGCGCAGACGGCGTCCCACTCGCCGGCGACGATGTCGAGTAGCGTCTGCAGTGTCAGGGTTTCCGGCTGGTAGTGCACCTGCAGCGAGCGGATGCCCGGTGTCAGGTCGATCACGCCGTCGAGTTGTTTGGCCTGCAGCGCCTGCATCAGCGCATGGCCACGGAAGCGCAGTACCAGGTCGAGTTCCGGCTGGCCGATTTCCAGCAGCAGGTGGGTGTCGCCAGACAGGCGTGCGACCAGGCGGGTGTCGTCGGTGCCGAGGTCGAGGACGATGGGGGAGGTCAGCTGTGTAGGAGCTGGCTTGCCAGCGATCCGCGATGTTGGCTGATCGCCCGCAAGCGGGCTCCTACAGAGTTCTGCGTATTCGCGTGCATTGTTCCGTGCCAACTCCCGCGCCGTGGCG
This region includes:
- the bphB gene encoding cis-2,3-dihydrobiphenyl-2,3-diol dehydrogenase, whose amino-acid sequence is MKLKGEAVLITGGASGLGRALVDRFVAEGAKVAVLDKSAERLAELETDHGDNVLGIVGDVRSLEDQKQAASRCVARFGKIDTLIPNAGIWDYSTALVDLPEESLDAAFDEVFHINVKGYIHAVKACLPALVASRGNVIFTISNAGFYPNGGGPLYTAAKHAIVGLVRELAFELAPYVRVNGVGPGGINSDLRGPSSLGMGSKAISTVPLADMLKSVLPIGRMPEVEEYTGAYVFFATRGDAAPATGALLNYDGGLGVRGFFSGAGGNDLLEQLNIHP
- a CDS encoding FAD-dependent oxidoreductase — translated: MIDTIAIIGAGLAGSTAARALRAQGYEGRIHLLGDESHQAYDRTTLSKTVLAGEQPEPPAILDSAWYASAHVDVQLGRRVSCLDLANRQIQFESGAPLAYDRLLLATGARARRMAIRGGDLAGIHTLRDLADSQALRQALQPGQSLVIVGGGLIGCEVATTARKLSVHVTILEAGDELLVRVLGHRTGAWCRAELERMGVRVERNAQAARFEGQGQVRAVICADGRRVPADVVLVSIGAEPADELARAAGIACARGVLVDATGATSCPEVFAAGDVAAWPLRQGGQRSLETYLNSQMEAEIAASAMLSQPVPAPQVPTSWTEIAGHRIQMIGDAEGPGEIVVRGDAQSGQPIVLLRLLDGCVEAATAINATREFSVATRLVGTRVSVSAEQLQDVGSNLRDLLKAKPN
- a CDS encoding non-heme iron oxygenase ferredoxin subunit → MKFTRVCDRRDVPEGEALKVESGGTSVAIFNVDGELFATQDRCTHGDWSLSDGGYLEGDVVECSLHMGKFCVRTGKVKSPPPCEALKIFPIRIEDNDVLVDFEAGYLAP
- a CDS encoding BphX family protein: MKNARLFLIAIGVFYIINLIGTLPFSTLGLFGRMYPGVELHVGAPIFTLLQDAWAVVGLQLGAIGAVALWGARDPGRYRAVIPVVIATEVVDGLWDFYSIVWSHEALWFGLVTLVIHVLWIGWGLHAWRALASKSLRTL
- a CDS encoding aromatic-ring-hydroxylating dioxygenase subunit beta, whose protein sequence is MTNPSPHFFKTFEWPSKAAGLELQNEIEQFYYREAQLLDHRAYEAWFALLDKDIHYFMPLRTNRMIREGELEYSGDQDVAHFDETHETMYGRIRKVTSDVGWAENPPSRTRHLVSNVIVKETATPDTFEVNSAFILYRNRLERQVDIFAGERRDVLRRADNNLGFSIAKRTILLDASTLLSNNLSMFF
- a CDS encoding aromatic ring-hydroxylating dioxygenase subunit alpha, whose protein sequence is MSSSIKEVQGAPVKWVTNWTPEAIRGLVDQEKGLLDPRIYADQSLYELELERVFGRSWLLLGHESHVPETGDFLATYMGEDPVVMVRQKDKSIKVFLNQCRHRGMRICRSDAGNAKAFTCSYHGWAYDIAGKLVNVPFEKEAFCDKKEGDCGFDKAEWGPLQARVATYKGLVFANWDVQAPDLETYLGDARPYMDVMLDRTPAGTVAIGGMQKWVIPCNWKFAAEQFCSDMYHAGTMSHLSGILAGMPPEMDLSHAQVPTKGNQFRAGWGGHGSGWFVDEPGMLMAVMGPKVTQYWTEGPAADLAEQRLGHTMPVRRMFGQHMSVFPTCSFLPAINTIRTWHPRGPNEIEVWAFTLVDADAPAEIKEEYRRHNIRTFSAGGVFEQDDGENWVEIQKGLRGYKAKSQPLNAQMGLGRSQTGHPDFPGNVGYVYAEEAARGMYHHWMRMMSEPSWATLKP
- a CDS encoding FCD domain-containing protein, which gives rise to MNTRTPSGVAMAGEKSFSDASTVPRAKMRSLIEVTFQRLRADIVEGRLAAGSRLGVEDLKSRYEVSGGTMREALSLLVAENLVQTQAQRGFHVTPMSLGDMRDLAATRIALESEALRQSVLNGDAEWEARIVSSFHRLSLIEEPTMRDPARWFNEWEPVNRGFHEALISACSSVWIRRFLSILYVHMERYRRLTAMHNPPTRNVHEEHLALRDSALARDAERCAALMAEHIESSISVVREFGLLR